The nucleotide sequence TGGTGGGCATCTTCCGGCCCCGGGTCCAGCAGCACCAGGCCCTGGTCCGATGCCAGCAGATAACTGTTGGTGCCGGGGCCGGTCATCATGCCGGGATTGAGGGCCAGGATACGCCACACGCCGGGCGCGACCAGGCTGGGCTGGCCAGGAATCAGACTGCTCATCGTGAACTCAGGCTGCACAGTGACGGCGGCATTGTGAACCTTTCGGCGATGCTGAGCAAAGCAGGTCACATCCATCAGGTCACATCAGTGGCCGTCCCGCGTATTGGACGCATATCCGCTCACGGACAGCACCTCGATATGCCAGCGCCGATTGCTGTCGGGAGTGGCAGGGTCGGCCAGCAGGCTGTCCGACAGGCGCACCACCTGCGAGTAGGGATAGCTGCCGCCCACAGGCACGTGTTGGCGTACACGGAAGGCCGCACTGCCGATTTCGCGGCATGCGTCCTGGCCGGGAGCGGTGCATTCCTGCAGCACCGCGCGACCCTGGATCAGCGCCACCGGCCAGGCACTCTGGTTGTACACACGGCCGCTGAGACGAATGCCGGTCTCCATGCCACGGGCCTGTTCCACACTCAGGCGCACCTGGTCCGGCGCAATGACGACCATGGCCTGATCGGCCGTGCGCCAGTAGCCCACCCCGAACAGCAGCGCCCCGATCACCACCACGGCCAGCACAAAGGCAAACAGCCGGCGATCCACACGCCAACTGCTCCAGAGCACCACCGCAATGGCGACCAGGCCTGCACACACCAGTAATACACGCAGCATAGTTCCATCCTGTCTGGCCACCGGCCACAGCGCCGATGGGTTGTACCTGTCGCAGTGAAAGGCCGGGCGGGCGAGGCGCCCGCCCGTGGGCCTGATATACTCCCGCGCCAGTATCGCAAGAGGTTGATCATGCTGATTGTAGTTTCGCCTGCCAAGACACTGGATTACCAATCCGATATTCCGCGCCTGCGCACCACCCGGCCCCGTATGCTCGAACAGAGCAGTGAACTGGTCGCCCAGCTCCGTCATCTCGACCCGCCGGCGCTGGCCAGCCTGATGCATGTCAGCGATGCCATCGCGTCATTGAACGTCGCGCGCTTTGCCGAATGGAGTGCGGAGATGCCCCCGGAGCAAGCACGCCCGGCGTTGTTTGCCTTCAAGGGCGATGTCTATACCGGCCTGGATGTGTCGCGCTTCAGCCGTGATGATCTGCAGCAGGCGCAGCAACGGTTGCGCATTCTTTCCGGGCTGTATGGGCTGCTGCGTCCGCTGGACATGATGCGACCTTACCGGCTGGAAATGGGCACACGGTTTGCCAACCATGCCGGTCCGGACCTGTACAGTTTCTGGGATGAGCGCATTACCGCGCTGTTGAACAAGGATTTGCGTGCCGCCGGCACCGATGTGCTGGTGAACCTGGCGTCGAATGAATATTTTCGTGCGGTGCGGCAGAAGGTATTGCAGGCCCGCGTTGTCACGCCGGTCTTTCAGGACGAGAAGAGTGGGCAGTACAAGGTGATCAGCTTCTACGCCAAGAAGGCACGCGGGCTGATGGCAGCCTGGATTCTGCAGCAGCAGATACAGCAGCCGGAACAATTACGTGAGTTCAAGGTGGCAGGTTACCGCTTTCATGCCGCCGCGTCCGACGGGGATACACTGGTGTTCCGTCGCCGGGAAGCGGATCAGTGACTGGCAGGACAGGGTGCTCAGTCAGCACCCTGTCCGAACTCGCCCCGGGCAGACAGCAGGCCCAGGCGCAGGCCATCCCAGGCCAGGTCCAGACCATCACGGATATCTTCCAGCGCCAGCTCGCTCTGGCTTTCCAGATCGGCGATCTTCGCGCGCAGTGTGTCGCTGCGTTGCTTCAGTTCGGCCAGCCGCTCACGGGCCTGGTCACGCAGTTCTTCATTGATGTCTTCCATGCGGTGCTGGAAACGATCGAACTGGTACTCCCAGTCCTCCAGCCGTTGACGCAGATGTTGCAGATAATCGCTGAGGCGGTTCATGCGGTTGTGCTCCTTGCCGTGTTGTCGTTCCCTGAGTATGTGCCGTTCCCCGGCACGCCGTGTTGATACAGATCAGCCCGCCGCGTTCAGTCCTGCCATGGCGAGCTGAAATGTTCATCCTTGACTACCAGCAGGTCGCCACTGGCCTGCTGGGCAATTTTTTCCGCCGTGCTGCCGAGCAGCAAACGGCGCAACGGGCCGCGGTGCACGGTGCCGAGCACCAGCAGTAGCGGCATGTGCATGCTCTGGTATTCGGCCAGCGCGGCGGCGGGGCTGCCTTCCAGCAGCACATGGCGCTCCGCTCCCAGCCCGGCCTGCTCGGCCAGCGCGCTCAGGCGATTCTGGTAGTAGTCGCGCAGATTGCCGGAGGTGTCCACGTAGCTGGGAATGGCTTCGCCGGCGATCAGGATCAGTGCCTCGTCCGGGTGCTCGATCACATGTGCCAGATCCAGCGAGCTG is from Isoalcanivorax pacificus W11-5 and encodes:
- the yaaA gene encoding peroxide stress protein YaaA — translated: MLIVVSPAKTLDYQSDIPRLRTTRPRMLEQSSELVAQLRHLDPPALASLMHVSDAIASLNVARFAEWSAEMPPEQARPALFAFKGDVYTGLDVSRFSRDDLQQAQQRLRILSGLYGLLRPLDMMRPYRLEMGTRFANHAGPDLYSFWDERITALLNKDLRAAGTDVLVNLASNEYFRAVRQKVLQARVVTPVFQDEKSGQYKVISFYAKKARGLMAAWILQQQIQQPEQLREFKVAGYRFHAAASDGDTLVFRRREADQ